A window of the Pseudomonas gozinkensis genome harbors these coding sequences:
- a CDS encoding CoA transferase, with translation MTDLLTSIQAALGLSRTPIPFTGEGALPSAFAVTDLACASIAAAGQAVAELLQQQTGDLPSVEVDRRLASFWFATSLRPIGWEVPPLWDPVAGDYATKDGWIRLHTNAPHHRAAAESVLGACADRAAMAAKVAQWASADLERAVVEAKGCAAEMRSWEQWQKHPQGLAVNAEPMVHFSDGKDESHQPWQGSVAQPLAGLKVLDLTRVLAGPTASRFLAGLGANVLRIDPPTWNEPGVVPEVTLGKRCARLDLHQPADRAVFESLLKDADILLHGYRADALEHLGFGVERRRQLAPGLIDVCLNAYGWSGPWQNRRGFDSLVQMSSGIAEAGQRWKQADKPTPLPVQALDHATGYLMAASVIRLLADRLRSGRGGSARLSLARTAKLLIEDGAGTDEALRPENPQDQSSLVEQTPWGPAHRLQAPLRIAGTSLQWSLPATELGSHRPQW, from the coding sequence ATGACTGATCTGCTCACGTCCATTCAAGCCGCACTTGGCTTGTCCCGCACGCCGATTCCGTTCACCGGCGAGGGCGCCCTGCCTTCGGCGTTTGCCGTCACCGACCTTGCCTGCGCGAGCATTGCCGCGGCCGGGCAAGCCGTCGCCGAACTCCTTCAGCAGCAAACCGGCGACTTGCCCAGCGTAGAAGTCGACCGCCGCCTCGCCTCGTTCTGGTTCGCCACTTCACTGCGGCCAATCGGCTGGGAAGTCCCGCCGCTCTGGGATCCGGTGGCCGGCGACTACGCGACCAAAGACGGCTGGATTCGCCTGCACACCAACGCCCCGCATCACCGCGCCGCTGCTGAAAGCGTGCTGGGCGCCTGTGCCGACCGCGCGGCGATGGCGGCGAAAGTCGCACAATGGGCCAGTGCCGATCTGGAGCGAGCGGTGGTCGAGGCCAAGGGTTGTGCGGCCGAAATGCGCAGTTGGGAGCAGTGGCAGAAACATCCCCAAGGGTTGGCGGTGAATGCCGAACCCATGGTGCATTTCAGTGATGGGAAAGACGAAAGTCATCAACCCTGGCAAGGCTCGGTGGCGCAACCATTGGCCGGACTCAAGGTGCTCGACCTGACTCGCGTACTCGCCGGCCCGACTGCCAGCCGTTTCCTCGCTGGGCTGGGCGCCAATGTCCTGCGCATCGATCCACCGACCTGGAACGAACCCGGCGTGGTGCCGGAAGTAACCCTCGGCAAGCGTTGTGCGCGGCTGGATCTGCATCAACCGGCAGATCGCGCAGTGTTCGAAAGCCTGCTCAAGGATGCCGACATTCTGTTGCACGGCTATCGCGCCGACGCCCTTGAACATCTCGGCTTCGGCGTCGAACGTCGCCGGCAACTGGCGCCGGGGCTGATCGATGTCTGCCTCAACGCTTACGGCTGGAGCGGCCCGTGGCAGAACCGTCGGGGCTTCGACAGTCTGGTGCAGATGAGCAGCGGGATTGCCGAGGCAGGACAGCGCTGGAAGCAGGCGGACAAACCGACGCCGTTGCCGGTGCAGGCGCTGGATCATGCGACGGGGTATCTGATGGCGGCAAGTGTGATTCGGTTGCTGGCTGACCGGTTACGCAGTGGTCGAGGTGGGTCGGCACGGTTGTCGCTGGCGCGGACGGCGAAGTTGTTGATTGAGGATGGGGCTGGGACTGACGAAGCGTTGCGTCCGGAAAATCCACAAGATCAAAGCTCGCTGGTGGAGCAGACACCTTGGGGGCCGGCGCATCGGCTACAAGCGCCGCTTCGTATCGCAGGAACGTCGTTGCAGTGGTCTTTGCCGGCGACTGAGTTGGGATCGCATCGTCCGCAGTGGTGA
- a CDS encoding DNA-3-methyladenine glycosylase family protein, which translates to MRLRLDYQGSCDWPAMLGFFAARAVVGMETVVDGVYSRSIGLNGVYGTVSVWPGEGDALEVELDFPDPSALPEIVARLRRLFDLDADLPTMQRHLAADPLLAPLMAARPGLRVPGAWDGLELAFRAVLGQQITVVGAIRLAGKLVAQYGEPLHSAVPGLTHVFPEAAVLARADLAALGMPKSRGRTLSGVVQALLEDPLLFSSGTARLLALHGIGDWTAQYIALRQLRDMDGFPTGDVGLLRALEVLEGERMTVRELSARAEAWRPFRGYAAQLLWTSLSRAD; encoded by the coding sequence GTGAGATTACGGCTCGACTATCAGGGATCCTGTGACTGGCCGGCGATGCTCGGGTTTTTCGCGGCGCGGGCGGTGGTCGGGATGGAAACGGTGGTCGATGGCGTGTATTCGCGCAGCATCGGATTGAACGGTGTTTACGGTACGGTTTCGGTCTGGCCGGGTGAAGGTGATGCGCTGGAGGTCGAACTGGATTTTCCTGATCCATCAGCGCTTCCCGAGATTGTTGCGCGCTTGCGTCGGCTGTTCGATCTGGACGCCGATCTGCCGACCATGCAACGGCATCTGGCGGCGGATCCGCTGCTGGCGCCGTTGATGGCCGCGCGCCCGGGTTTACGGGTGCCGGGGGCGTGGGATGGTCTGGAGCTGGCGTTTCGGGCGGTGCTGGGGCAGCAGATTACAGTGGTCGGGGCGATCCGGTTGGCAGGGAAACTCGTGGCGCAGTATGGCGAGCCGTTGCACTCTGCGGTGCCGGGGTTGACCCATGTGTTTCCCGAAGCGGCGGTTTTAGCGCGCGCGGATCTGGCGGCGCTGGGCATGCCGAAAAGTCGTGGTCGCACGCTGTCGGGCGTGGTGCAGGCGTTGCTGGAGGACCCGTTGCTGTTTTCATCCGGGACCGCGCGATTGCTGGCGCTGCACGGGATTGGCGACTGGACGGCGCAGTACATTGCCCTGCGGCAGTTGCGGGATATGGACGGGTTTCCGACTGGCGATGTGGGATTGCTGCGGGCGCTGGAGGTGCTGGAAGGGGAGCGGATGACGGTGCGGGAGTTGTCAGCCCGCGCTGAAGCCTGGCGGCCGTTTCGGGGGTATGCGGCGCAGTTGCTGTGGACATCTCTGAGCAGGGCAGACTGA